The following coding sequences are from one Apium graveolens cultivar Ventura unplaced genomic scaffold, ASM990537v1 ctg8786, whole genome shotgun sequence window:
- the LOC141705333 gene encoding putative F-box protein At3g25550, giving the protein MDKKILKRKKTTAAELPEDLVRREILTLLPIKSVARFKCVSKSWLSLFSDSKFVKQHLTRNTTRNPDDHDRVIASKNNEIVILSRYKETLALPYEFIELVGSIGGLVCLRSGSNISLWNPAIHQSKEFTFRPNHTSHCVQVLEFGFDPLTGDGTKIRGCLYWEFTTFARDEDGYVTFSTATSLSPVKFDIGSNDFKLLSEFHFGTSVKGDTDAFRSNFRYAPSLVFLDGMKSVFLPTHSRRKTDLCSSVPRRLINSLNNRSFEQGHSAV; this is encoded by the exons ATGGACAAGAAGATATTAAAAAGAAAGAAGACTACCGCGGCGGAGTTGCCGGAAGATTTAGTCCGCCGGGAAATACTCACTTTACTCCCGATTAAATCTGTGGCACGTTTCAAATGTGTGTCTAAATCATGGTTATCTCTATTTTCCGATTCTAAATTCGTAAAACAACACCTCACTCGTAACACCACTCGAAACCCTGATGATCATGACCGTGTCATAGCTAGTAAGAACAACGAAATCGTCATTCTTTCTCGCTACAAAGAAACGTTAGCACTCCCTTATGAATTTATCGAGTTGGTTGGTTCTATTGGAGGCTTAGTTTGTCTTCGTAGTGGCTCGAATATTTCTTTATGGAACCCCGCGATACATCAATCCAAAGAATTTACTTTTCGACCAAACCATACTAGTCACTGTGTTCAAGTCCTGGAATTTGGTTTTGATCCTCTCACGGGTGATGGGACAAAAATACGG GGTTGTTTGTATTGGGAATTTACTACATTTGCTAGAGACGAGGATGGTTATGTTACGTTTTCTACTGCAACTTCTTTGAGTCCGGTGAAGTTCGATATTGGAAGTAATGACTTCAAGTTGTTGTCTGAGTTTCACTTTGGTACAAGTGTGAAGGGAGACACTGATGCATTTCGTTCTAACTTTAGATATGCCCCAAGTTTGGTTTTTCTTGACGGAATGAAGTCTGTTTTTCTGCCAACCCACAGTCGCCGTAAAACAGATCTATGCTCTAGTGTTCCGCGACGATTGATCAATTCATTAAATAATCGATCATTTGAACAAGGTCACTCGGCAGTTTAG